The following is a genomic window from Bacillus sp. FJAT-52991.
TAAATGAGCTTTTTAAAGAAACGATGCGGTTAAAGACCGGCTTTTCTTCGGTCGTATGTTTCGGATCGACATTAAAATAGCCATGTCTGAAAAATTGAAACTTATCTTGTGCCTTCACATCTTTCATGTTTGGCTCAATGAAGCCGTCGACGATTTCAAGTGAGTTTTTATTCACGTAATCTAAGAACGTCTTGCCTTCTGTTTCTTCTTCCTCTTCTTCCGTGTCTAAAATCAATGGCTCATATAGGCGGAATTCTGCAGGAATCGCATGAGTCGCATCTACCCAGTGCAACGTTCCTTTCACTTTACGGCCAGTAAAACCTGAGCCGCTCTTCGTTTCTTGGTCGTATGTGCAACGAAGTTCAATCACTTCGCCGTTTTCATCTTTAATCACTTCTTCACATTTAATGAAGTACGCATGCTTTAAGCGAACTTCATTGCCAGGGAAGAGGCGGAAGTATTTCTTCGGCGGGTTTTCCATGAAATCTTCTTGCTCTACATAAATTTCGCGAGAGAAAGGAATTTTTCGTGTACCCATTTCCGGGTTCTCTGGGTTGATTTCAGCATCCAGCCACTCAACTTCTCCTTCAGGATAGTTCGTGATGACCACTTTTAATGGCTTCAACACACCCATTGTTCGTGGTGCTTTCATCTTTAAGTCTTCACGCGCAAAATGCTCAAGCATCGCCGAATCCACAACGCCAGAACCTTTAGACACCCCGATTTCGCCGATGAAATCACGAATCGCTTCTGGCGTATAGCCTTTTCTTCTTAAACCAGAAATCGTTGGTAGGCGTGGGTCATCCCAACCATCAACAAATCCTTCATCAACGAGTTGCTTTAATTTCCGTTTACTCATTACCGTGTTGGAAATATTTAAACGTCCAAATTCAATTTGTTGCGGCTGATGCTCCATTTCACATTCTCTCACTACCCATTCGTAGAGCGGACGATGGTCTTCAAACTCTGTTGTACAAAGAGAATGAGTAATGCCTTCAATCGCATCTTCAAGTGGATGAGCGAAGTCATACATCGGATAGATGCACCATTTGTCGCCAGTGTTATGATGACTTGCATGAGATACGCGGTATAAAGCTGGGTCGCGTAAATTCAAATTTGGAGACGCCATATCAATTTTGGCACGTAACACTTTTGAGCCGTTTTCAAATTCGCCCTTACGCATTTTCTCAAATAAGTCTAGATTTTCTTCAATTGAACGGTTGCGATACGGACTTTCTTTTCCAGGCTCCGTTAATGTCCCGCGATATTCGCGCATTTCTTCCGCTGTTAAATCGTCTACATACGCTTTGCCTTTTTTAATTAATAGGACCGCTCTGTTGTACATCTCTTCAAAGTAGTCAGACGCATAACGCAAATCATCCCACTCATAACCGAGCCACTCGACATCCTCCTTAATGGAGTCGACATACTCTTGATCTTCCTTCAAAGGGTTCGTATCATCAAAACGCAAATTCGTTTTTCCATTAAAATCATCCGCTAACCCAAAATTGATCACGATGGACTTCGCATGACCGATATGAAGATACCCATTAGGTTCAGGTGGAAAACGAGTAATCACATGATCCCGCTTACCTGACTCTAAATCTTCCGTAATAATCGTTCTGATAAAATTTGATGAATGTTGTTCCAAACTCCTACCAGCCTTTCTATGTATGCTATAGTTACTCCTATTATAGAGAAATAAGGAACAGAAATAAAGCTGTAAAAGTCGAAGAAACGGCCGCGAAGGTTCAAGAAAAACAGTAAAAGTCGAAGAAGCGGCCGCAAAGGTTCAAGAAAAGCGGTAAAAGTCGAAGAAGCGATCGCGAAGGTTCAAGAAAAATCCAAAAATCTCCCTCAGTTCCAACCTCTCGTAGCGATGCCCTCATGTTATAATAATGAAAAAATCAAAGGAAGTGACATAATGCTTCAACAAGCCCAACAATTGTTGCAATCTCATTTTGGCTATTCCGCATTCCGCAAAGGGCAGGAGCGGGCAATAGAGCATGTTCTTGCGGGCAGGAATACCATTTGTGTGATGCCGACGGGGGGCGGGAAGTCGATTTGTTATCAAATTCCGGCACTTGTTCTTCAAGGGACGACCATTGTGATTTCTCCGCTGATCTCGTTGATGAAGGACCAAGTAGATACATTATTAGAGGTGGGCATTCCGGCTGCCTATATTAATAGTTCGCTCAGCCCGAAAGAAGTTCGTGAGACGATGACGGCGGCAAAACATGGAGAATATAAATTATTATACATAGCACCAGAGAGGTTAGAATCTTTTTCTTTTATTGAAGAGCTGAGAGAAATCACAATTCCGCTCGTGGCGGTGGATGAAGCCCATTGTATTTCGCAATGGGGGCATGATTTTCGACCGAGTTATCGGCAAATTCAACGGCTAGCGGATATGCTTGTCAGAAGGCCGATTGTGTTGGCACTGACGGCGACGGCTACTCCGCAAGTTCGTGATGATATTTGCCGCTTGCTTTCTATTGATGATAGCCATACAGTCATGACGGGATTTGAGCGGGAAAATCTTTCTTTTTCCGTGATTCAAGGGCAGGATCGCCAGTTGTTTTTAAAAGATTATATTAAAAAGAATGAAAAAGAAGCTGGGATCATTTATGCCGCTACGAGAAAAACCGTGGATCAGCTATTTGAACAACTAAAAAAAAGTAATGTTGCGGTTACTCGTTATCATGCGGGCATGAGTGACGTGGAACGAATGAGTGAGCAGGATCGCTTTTTAACGGATCAGGCATCTGTAATGGTGGCGACCAATGCATTCGG
Proteins encoded in this region:
- a CDS encoding glutamine--tRNA ligase/YqeY domain fusion protein, with product MEQHSSNFIRTIITEDLESGKRDHVITRFPPEPNGYLHIGHAKSIVINFGLADDFNGKTNLRFDDTNPLKEDQEYVDSIKEDVEWLGYEWDDLRYASDYFEEMYNRAVLLIKKGKAYVDDLTAEEMREYRGTLTEPGKESPYRNRSIEENLDLFEKMRKGEFENGSKVLRAKIDMASPNLNLRDPALYRVSHASHHNTGDKWCIYPMYDFAHPLEDAIEGITHSLCTTEFEDHRPLYEWVVRECEMEHQPQQIEFGRLNISNTVMSKRKLKQLVDEGFVDGWDDPRLPTISGLRRKGYTPEAIRDFIGEIGVSKGSGVVDSAMLEHFAREDLKMKAPRTMGVLKPLKVVITNYPEGEVEWLDAEINPENPEMGTRKIPFSREIYVEQEDFMENPPKKYFRLFPGNEVRLKHAYFIKCEEVIKDENGEVIELRCTYDQETKSGSGFTGRKVKGTLHWVDATHAIPAEFRLYEPLILDTEEEEEETEGKTFLDYVNKNSLEIVDGFIEPNMKDVKAQDKFQFFRHGYFNVDPKHTTEEKPVFNRIVSLKSSFKLK